A genome region from Drosophila simulans strain w501 chromosome 2R, Prin_Dsim_3.1, whole genome shotgun sequence includes the following:
- the LOC6735733 gene encoding fibrous sheath CABYR-binding protein isoform X2: MENPSEFTEKQPPTQEQPTHLPGGNEVAQKFLADLVEKQPPNQDQPTQEQPTKEHPTKEQPIHLPRVNEVAQKFLADLDEKQLPNQDQPTHEEPTKEQPTKEQPTHLPRVNEVAQNFLADLDEKQPPNQDQPTQEQPTKEQPTHLPRVNEVAQKFLADLDEKQPPNQDQPTQEQPAKEQPTKEQPIKEQPTKENPTHLPRVNEVAQKFLADLDEKQPPNQDQPTQEQPTKKQPTKEQPTKEQPTHLPRVNEVAQKFLADLDEKQPPNQDQPTQEQPAKEQPTKEQPIKEQPTKEKPTHLPRVNEVAQKFLADLDEKQPPNQDQPTQEQPTKKQPTKEQPTKEQPTHLPRVNEVAQKFLADLDEKQPPKQDQPTQEQPTKEQPTHLPCVNEVAQKFLADLDEKQPPNQDQPTQEQPTKEQPTHLPRVNEVAQKFLADLDEKQLPNQDQPTHEEPTKEQPTKEQPTHLPRVNEVAQNFLADLDEKQPPNQDQPTQEQPTKEQPTHLPRVNEVAQKFLADLDEKQPPNQDQPTQEQPTKKQPTKEQPTKEQPTHLRRVIEVAQKFLADLDEKQPPNQDQPTQEQPTKKQPTQEQPTKEQPTHLPRVIEVAQKFLADLDEKQPPNQDQPTQEQPTKEQPTKEQPTKEQPTKEQPTKEQPTKEQPTHLPRVNEVAQMFLADLDEKQPPNQGQPTQEQPTKEQPTHLPLVNEVAQKFLADLDEKQPPNQDQLTQEQPDKEQPTKEQPTKEQPTKEQPTKEQPTKEKPTKEQPTKEQPTHLPRVNEVAQKFLADLDEERKRLSAEFPLCALLIDEAVDRVYGTGHIPGKERFADVYQQKPMKITQKVFVPVNQFPKFNFAGKILGPKGNSLRRLHEESQCKIAIKGRSSIRDRNKEEQLRSSGDRRYANLEKNLFLEVSTVAPPAECYGRIAYALAEIRKYLIPDKNDEVSHEQLRELMEMDPELAKNTKGLNLPAYRSVFEKTIGGNRTGFPKYNNLIKRDKGNPPEIADTEEVAYKHRMPPSRPSMRYENRIPRPSIIATKAAPFKRLYPYPTDVNRMREPPIKSYKPNPHTILKKPINNRAPVDFVAHRYTRKQRTMLAL, encoded by the exons atggaaaacccaaGCGAGTTTACTGAGAAACAGCCACCTACCCAGGAGCAACCTACCCACCTGCCGGGTGGGAACGAGGTGGCCCAAAAGTTTCTCGCCGATTTGGTCGAGaaacagccacccaaccaagACCAACCTACCCAGGAGCAACCTACCAAGGAGCACCCTACCAAGGAGCAACCTATCCACCTGCCGCGTGTGAACGAGGTGGCCCAAAAGTTTCTCGCCGATTTGGACGAGAAACAGTTACCCAACCAAGACCAACCTACCCATGAGGAACCTACCAAGGAGCAACCTACCAAGGAGCAACCTACCCACCTGCCGCGAGTGAACGAGGTGGCCCAAAACTTTCTCGCCGATTTGGACGAGaaacagccacccaaccaagACCAACCTACCCAGGAGCAACCTACCAAGGAGCAACCTACCCACCTGCCGCGTGTGAACGAGGTGGCCCAAAAGTTTCTCGCCGATTTGGACGAGaaacagccacccaaccaagACCAACCTACCCAGGAGCAACCTGCCAAGGAGCAACCTACCAAGGAGCAACCTATCAAGGAGCAACCTACCAAGGAGAACCCTACCCACCTGCCGCGTGTGAACGAGGTGGCCCAAAAGTTTCTCGCCGATTTGGACGAGaaacagccacccaaccaagACCAACCTACCCAGGAGCAACCTACCAAGAAGCAACCTACCAAGGAGCAACCTACCAAGGAGCAACCTACCCACCTGCCGCGTGTGAACGAGGTGGCCCAAAAGTTTCTCGCCGATTTGGACGAGaaacagccacccaaccaagACCAACCTACCCAGGAGCAACCTGCCAAGGAGCAACCTACCAAGGAGCAACCTATCAAGGAGCAACCTACCAAGGAGAAACCTACCCACCTGCCGCGTGTGAACGAGGTGGCCCAAAAGTTTCTCGCCGATTTGGACGAGaaacagccacccaaccaagACCAACCTACCCAGGAGCAACCTACCAAGAAGCAACCTACCAAGGAGCAACCTACCAAGGAGCAACCTACCCACCTGCCGCGTGTGAACGAGGTGGCCCAAAAGTTTCTCGCCGATTTGGACGAGAAACAGCCACCCAAGCAAGACCAACCTACCCAGGAGCAACCTACCAAGGAGCAACCTACCCACCTGCCGTGTGTGAACGAGGTGGCCCAAAAGTTTCTCGCCGATTTGGACGAGaaacagccacccaaccaagACCAACCTACCCAGGAGCAACCTACCAAGGAGCAACCTACCCACCTGCCGCGTGTGAACGAGGTGGCCCAAAAGTTTCTCGCCGATTTGGACGAGAAACAGTTACCCAACCAAGACCAACCTACCCATGAGGAACCTACCAAGGAGCAACCTACCAAGGAGCAACCTACCCACCTGCCGCGAGTGAACGAGGTGGCCCAAAACTTTCTCGCCGATTTGGACGAGaaacagccacccaaccaagACCAACCTACCCAGGAGCAACCTACCAAGGAGCAACCTACCCACCTGCCGCGTGTGAACGAGGTGGCCCAAAAGTTTCTCGCCGATTTGGACGAGaaacagccacccaaccaagACCAACCTACCCAGGAGCAACCTACCAAGAAGCAACCTACCAAGGAGCAACCTACCAAGGAGCAACCTACCCACCTGCGGCGTGTGATCGAGGTGGCCCAAAAGTTTCTCGCCGATTTGGACGAGaaacagccacccaaccaagACCAACCTACCCAGGAGCAACCTACCAAGAAGCAACCTACCCAGGAGCAACCTACCAAGGAGCAACCTACCCACCTGCCGCGTGTGATCGAGGTGGCCCAAAAGTTTCTCGCCGATTTGGACGAGaaacagccacccaaccaagACCAACCTACCCAGGAGCAACCTACCAAG GAGCAACCTACCAAGGAGCAACCTACCAAGGAGCAACCTACCAAGGAGCAGCCTACCAAGGAGCAACCTACCAAGGAGCAACCTACCCACCTGCCGCGTGTGAACGAGGTGGCCCAAATGTTTCTCGCCGATTTGGACGAGaaacagccacccaaccaagGCCAACCTACCCAGGAGCAACCTACCAAGGAGCAACCTACCCACCTGCCGCTTGTGAACGAGGTGGCCCAAAAGTTTCTCGCCGATTTGGACGAGaaacagccacccaaccaagACCAACTTACCCAGGAGCAACCTGACAAGGAGCAACCTACCAAGGAGCAGCCTACCAAGGAGCAACCTACCAAGGAGCAACCTACCAAGGAGCAACCTACCAAGGAGAAACCTACCAAGGAGCAACCTACCAAGGAGCAACCTACCCACCTGCCGCGTGTGAACGAGGTGGCCCAAAAGTTTCTCGCCGATTTGGACGAAGAGCGCAAGCGATTGTCCGCGGAGTTTCCACTTTGCGCACTGCTAATCGACGAGG CTGTGGACCGTGTCTACGGCACTGGTCATATTCCCGGCAAGGAGCGCTTCGCAGACGTGTACCAGCAGAAGCCGATGAAGATTACCCAAAAGGTCTTCGTGCCCGTTAATCAGTTTCCCAAG TTCAACTTCGCTGGCAAGATCCTCGGGCCCAAGGGGAACTCACTGCGTCGCCTTCATGAGGAGAGCCAGTGCAAGATTGCCATTAAGGGTCGCAGTTCGATCCGCGATCGTAACAAAGAGGAGCAGCTGCGCAGCTCCGGCGACCGGAGATATGCCAATCTTGAGAAGAATCTCTTTCTGGAGGTCAGCACGGTGGCCCCTCCGGCGGAGTGCTATGGCCGCATAGCCTACGCCCTGGCCGAGATTCGTAAGTATCTTATTCCAGACAAGAACGACGAGGTTTCACACGAGCAGCTGCGTGAGCTGATGGAAATGGATcccgagttggccaaaaacactAAAGGACTCAATCTGCCGGCCTACAG ATCTGTCTTTGAAAAGACGATTGGAGGCAACAGAACTGGGTTTCCCAAGTACAACAACCTGATTAAGCGAGATAAAGGAAATCCGCCCGA AATCGCCGATACGGAGGAGGTGGCCTATAAACATCGTATGCCCCCCAGTCGTCCGTCTATGCGCTATGAGAACAGAATAC CACGTCCATCAATAATAGCGACAAAGGCTGCGCCATTTAAACGTCTATATCCGTATCCGACTGACGTGAATCGTATGCGCGAACCGCCCATCAAGTCCTATAAACCCAATCCGCATACAATACTTAAAAAGCCTATAAATAATAGAGCTCCGGTTGATTTTGTCGCACACCGCTATACACGAAAACAAAGGACAATGCTTGCGTTATAA
- the LOC6735733 gene encoding fibrous sheath CABYR-binding protein isoform X1 encodes MENPSEFTEKQPPTQEQPTHLPGGNEVAQKFLADLVEKQPPNQDQPTQEQPTKEHPTKEQPIHLPRVNEVAQKFLADLDEKQLPNQDQPTHEEPTKEQPTKEQPTHLPRVNEVAQNFLADLDEKQPPNQDQPTQEQPTKEQPTHLPRVNEVAQKFLADLDEKQPPNQDQPTQEQPAKEQPTKEQPIKEQPTKENPTHLPRVNEVAQKFLADLDEKQPPNQDQPTQEQPTKKQPTKEQPTKEQPTHLPRVNEVAQKFLADLDEKQPPNQDQPTQEQPAKEQPTKEQPIKEQPTKEKPTHLPRVNEVAQKFLADLDEKQPPNQDQPTQEQPTKKQPTKEQPTKEQPTHLPRVNEVAQKFLADLDEKQPPKQDQPTQEQPTKEQPTHLPCVNEVAQKFLADLDEKQPPNQDQPTQEQPTKEQPTHLPRVNEVAQKFLADLDEKQLPNQDQPTHEEPTKEQPTKEQPTHLPRVNEVAQNFLADLDEKQPPNQDQPTQEQPTKEQPTHLPRVNEVAQKFLADLDEKQPPNQDQPTQEQPTKKQPTKEQPTKEQPTHLRRVIEVAQKFLADLDEKQPPNQDQPTQEQPTKKQPTQEQPTKEQPTHLPRVIEVAQKFLADLDEKQPPNQDQPTQEQPTKEHPTHLPRVNEVAQMFLADLDEKQPPNQDQPTQEQPAKEQPTKEQPTKEQPTKEQPTKEQPTKEQPTHLPRVNEVAQMFLADLDEKQPPNQGQPTQEQPTKEQPTHLPLVNEVAQKFLADLDEKQPPNQDQLTQEQPDKEQPTKEQPTKEQPTKEQPTKEQPTKEKPTKEQPTKEQPTHLPRVNEVAQKFLADLDEERKRLSAEFPLCALLIDEAVDRVYGTGHIPGKERFADVYQQKPMKITQKVFVPVNQFPKFNFAGKILGPKGNSLRRLHEESQCKIAIKGRSSIRDRNKEEQLRSSGDRRYANLEKNLFLEVSTVAPPAECYGRIAYALAEIRKYLIPDKNDEVSHEQLRELMEMDPELAKNTKGLNLPAYRSVFEKTIGGNRTGFPKYNNLIKRDKGNPPEIADTEEVAYKHRMPPSRPSMRYENRIPRPSIIATKAAPFKRLYPYPTDVNRMREPPIKSYKPNPHTILKKPINNRAPVDFVAHRYTRKQRTMLAL; translated from the exons atggaaaacccaaGCGAGTTTACTGAGAAACAGCCACCTACCCAGGAGCAACCTACCCACCTGCCGGGTGGGAACGAGGTGGCCCAAAAGTTTCTCGCCGATTTGGTCGAGaaacagccacccaaccaagACCAACCTACCCAGGAGCAACCTACCAAGGAGCACCCTACCAAGGAGCAACCTATCCACCTGCCGCGTGTGAACGAGGTGGCCCAAAAGTTTCTCGCCGATTTGGACGAGAAACAGTTACCCAACCAAGACCAACCTACCCATGAGGAACCTACCAAGGAGCAACCTACCAAGGAGCAACCTACCCACCTGCCGCGAGTGAACGAGGTGGCCCAAAACTTTCTCGCCGATTTGGACGAGaaacagccacccaaccaagACCAACCTACCCAGGAGCAACCTACCAAGGAGCAACCTACCCACCTGCCGCGTGTGAACGAGGTGGCCCAAAAGTTTCTCGCCGATTTGGACGAGaaacagccacccaaccaagACCAACCTACCCAGGAGCAACCTGCCAAGGAGCAACCTACCAAGGAGCAACCTATCAAGGAGCAACCTACCAAGGAGAACCCTACCCACCTGCCGCGTGTGAACGAGGTGGCCCAAAAGTTTCTCGCCGATTTGGACGAGaaacagccacccaaccaagACCAACCTACCCAGGAGCAACCTACCAAGAAGCAACCTACCAAGGAGCAACCTACCAAGGAGCAACCTACCCACCTGCCGCGTGTGAACGAGGTGGCCCAAAAGTTTCTCGCCGATTTGGACGAGaaacagccacccaaccaagACCAACCTACCCAGGAGCAACCTGCCAAGGAGCAACCTACCAAGGAGCAACCTATCAAGGAGCAACCTACCAAGGAGAAACCTACCCACCTGCCGCGTGTGAACGAGGTGGCCCAAAAGTTTCTCGCCGATTTGGACGAGaaacagccacccaaccaagACCAACCTACCCAGGAGCAACCTACCAAGAAGCAACCTACCAAGGAGCAACCTACCAAGGAGCAACCTACCCACCTGCCGCGTGTGAACGAGGTGGCCCAAAAGTTTCTCGCCGATTTGGACGAGAAACAGCCACCCAAGCAAGACCAACCTACCCAGGAGCAACCTACCAAGGAGCAACCTACCCACCTGCCGTGTGTGAACGAGGTGGCCCAAAAGTTTCTCGCCGATTTGGACGAGaaacagccacccaaccaagACCAACCTACCCAGGAGCAACCTACCAAGGAGCAACCTACCCACCTGCCGCGTGTGAACGAGGTGGCCCAAAAGTTTCTCGCCGATTTGGACGAGAAACAGTTACCCAACCAAGACCAACCTACCCATGAGGAACCTACCAAGGAGCAACCTACCAAGGAGCAACCTACCCACCTGCCGCGAGTGAACGAGGTGGCCCAAAACTTTCTCGCCGATTTGGACGAGaaacagccacccaaccaagACCAACCTACCCAGGAGCAACCTACCAAGGAGCAACCTACCCACCTGCCGCGTGTGAACGAGGTGGCCCAAAAGTTTCTCGCCGATTTGGACGAGaaacagccacccaaccaagACCAACCTACCCAGGAGCAACCTACCAAGAAGCAACCTACCAAGGAGCAACCTACCAAGGAGCAACCTACCCACCTGCGGCGTGTGATCGAGGTGGCCCAAAAGTTTCTCGCCGATTTGGACGAGaaacagccacccaaccaagACCAACCTACCCAGGAGCAACCTACCAAGAAGCAACCTACCCAGGAGCAACCTACCAAGGAGCAACCTACCCACCTGCCGCGTGTGATCGAGGTGGCCCAAAAGTTTCTCGCCGATTTGGACGAGaaacagccacccaaccaagACCAACCTACCCAGGAGCAACCTACCAAGGAGCATCCTACCCACCTGCCGCGTGTGAACGAGGTGGCCCAAATGTTTCTCGCCGATTTGGACGAGaaacagccacccaaccaagACCAACCTACCCAGGAGCAACCTGCCAAGGAGCAACCTACCAAGGAGCAACCTACCAAGGAGCAACCTACCAAGGAGCAGCCTACCAAGGAGCAACCTACCAAGGAGCAACCTACCCACCTGCCGCGTGTGAACGAGGTGGCCCAAATGTTTCTCGCCGATTTGGACGAGaaacagccacccaaccaagGCCAACCTACCCAGGAGCAACCTACCAAGGAGCAACCTACCCACCTGCCGCTTGTGAACGAGGTGGCCCAAAAGTTTCTCGCCGATTTGGACGAGaaacagccacccaaccaagACCAACTTACCCAGGAGCAACCTGACAAGGAGCAACCTACCAAGGAGCAGCCTACCAAGGAGCAACCTACCAAGGAGCAACCTACCAAGGAGCAACCTACCAAGGAGAAACCTACCAAGGAGCAACCTACCAAGGAGCAACCTACCCACCTGCCGCGTGTGAACGAGGTGGCCCAAAAGTTTCTCGCCGATTTGGACGAAGAGCGCAAGCGATTGTCCGCGGAGTTTCCACTTTGCGCACTGCTAATCGACGAGG CTGTGGACCGTGTCTACGGCACTGGTCATATTCCCGGCAAGGAGCGCTTCGCAGACGTGTACCAGCAGAAGCCGATGAAGATTACCCAAAAGGTCTTCGTGCCCGTTAATCAGTTTCCCAAG TTCAACTTCGCTGGCAAGATCCTCGGGCCCAAGGGGAACTCACTGCGTCGCCTTCATGAGGAGAGCCAGTGCAAGATTGCCATTAAGGGTCGCAGTTCGATCCGCGATCGTAACAAAGAGGAGCAGCTGCGCAGCTCCGGCGACCGGAGATATGCCAATCTTGAGAAGAATCTCTTTCTGGAGGTCAGCACGGTGGCCCCTCCGGCGGAGTGCTATGGCCGCATAGCCTACGCCCTGGCCGAGATTCGTAAGTATCTTATTCCAGACAAGAACGACGAGGTTTCACACGAGCAGCTGCGTGAGCTGATGGAAATGGATcccgagttggccaaaaacactAAAGGACTCAATCTGCCGGCCTACAG ATCTGTCTTTGAAAAGACGATTGGAGGCAACAGAACTGGGTTTCCCAAGTACAACAACCTGATTAAGCGAGATAAAGGAAATCCGCCCGA AATCGCCGATACGGAGGAGGTGGCCTATAAACATCGTATGCCCCCCAGTCGTCCGTCTATGCGCTATGAGAACAGAATAC CACGTCCATCAATAATAGCGACAAAGGCTGCGCCATTTAAACGTCTATATCCGTATCCGACTGACGTGAATCGTATGCGCGAACCGCCCATCAAGTCCTATAAACCCAATCCGCATACAATACTTAAAAAGCCTATAAATAATAGAGCTCCGGTTGATTTTGTCGCACACCGCTATACACGAAAACAAAGGACAATGCTTGCGTTATAA
- the LOC6735733 gene encoding fibrous sheath CABYR-binding protein isoform X3, translating into MENPSEFTEKQPPTQEQPTHLPGGNEVAQKFLADLVEKQPPNQDQPTQEQPTKEHPTKEQPIHLPRVNEVAQKFLADLDEKQPPNQDQPTQEQPTKEQPTHLPRVNEVAQKFLADLDEKQPPNQDQPTQEQPAKEQPTKEQPIKEQPTKENPTHLPRVNEVAQKFLADLDEKQPPNQDQPTQEQPTKKQPTKEQPTKEQPTHLPRVNEVAQKFLADLDEKQPPNQDQPTQEQPAKEQPTKEQPIKEQPTKEKPTHLPRVNEVAQKFLADLDEKQPPNQDQPTQEQPTKKQPTKEQPTKEQPTHLPRVNEVAQKFLADLDEKQPPKQDQPTQEQPTKEQPTHLPCVNEVAQKFLADLDEKQPPNQDQPTQEQPTKEQPTHLPRVNEVAQKFLADLDEKQLPNQDQPTHEEPTKEQPTKEQPTHLPRVNEVAQNFLADLDEKQPPNQDQPTQEQPTKEQPTHLPRVNEVAQKFLADLDEKQPPNQDQPTQEQPTKKQPTKEQPTKEQPTHLRRVIEVAQKFLADLDEKQPPNQDQPTQEQPTKKQPTQEQPTKEQPTHLPRVIEVAQKFLADLDEKQPPNQDQPTQEQPTKEHPTHLPRVNEVAQMFLADLDEKQPPNQDQPTQEQPAKEQPTKEQPTKEQPTKEQPTKEQPTKEQPTHLPRVNEVAQMFLADLDEKQPPNQGQPTQEQPTKEQPTHLPLVNEVAQKFLADLDEKQPPNQDQLTQEQPDKEQPTKEQPTKEQPTKEQPTKEQPTKEKPTKEQPTKEQPTHLPRVNEVAQKFLADLDEERKRLSAEFPLCALLIDEAVDRVYGTGHIPGKERFADVYQQKPMKITQKVFVPVNQFPKFNFAGKILGPKGNSLRRLHEESQCKIAIKGRSSIRDRNKEEQLRSSGDRRYANLEKNLFLEVSTVAPPAECYGRIAYALAEIRKYLIPDKNDEVSHEQLRELMEMDPELAKNTKGLNLPAYRSVFEKTIGGNRTGFPKYNNLIKRDKGNPPEIADTEEVAYKHRMPPSRPSMRYENRIPRPSIIATKAAPFKRLYPYPTDVNRMREPPIKSYKPNPHTILKKPINNRAPVDFVAHRYTRKQRTMLAL; encoded by the exons atggaaaacccaaGCGAGTTTACTGAGAAACAGCCACCTACCCAGGAGCAACCTACCCACCTGCCGGGTGGGAACGAGGTGGCCCAAAAGTTTCTCGCCGATTTGGTCGAGaaacagccacccaaccaagACCAACCTACCCAGGAGCAACCTACCAAGGAGCACCCTACCAAGGAGCAACCTATCCACCTGCCGCGTGTGAACGAGGTGGCCCAAAAGTTTCTCGCCGATTTGGACGAGAAACAG ccacccaaccaagACCAACCTACCCAGGAGCAACCTACCAAGGAGCAACCTACCCACCTGCCGCGTGTGAACGAGGTGGCCCAAAAGTTTCTCGCCGATTTGGACGAGaaacagccacccaaccaagACCAACCTACCCAGGAGCAACCTGCCAAGGAGCAACCTACCAAGGAGCAACCTATCAAGGAGCAACCTACCAAGGAGAACCCTACCCACCTGCCGCGTGTGAACGAGGTGGCCCAAAAGTTTCTCGCCGATTTGGACGAGaaacagccacccaaccaagACCAACCTACCCAGGAGCAACCTACCAAGAAGCAACCTACCAAGGAGCAACCTACCAAGGAGCAACCTACCCACCTGCCGCGTGTGAACGAGGTGGCCCAAAAGTTTCTCGCCGATTTGGACGAGaaacagccacccaaccaagACCAACCTACCCAGGAGCAACCTGCCAAGGAGCAACCTACCAAGGAGCAACCTATCAAGGAGCAACCTACCAAGGAGAAACCTACCCACCTGCCGCGTGTGAACGAGGTGGCCCAAAAGTTTCTCGCCGATTTGGACGAGaaacagccacccaaccaagACCAACCTACCCAGGAGCAACCTACCAAGAAGCAACCTACCAAGGAGCAACCTACCAAGGAGCAACCTACCCACCTGCCGCGTGTGAACGAGGTGGCCCAAAAGTTTCTCGCCGATTTGGACGAGAAACAGCCACCCAAGCAAGACCAACCTACCCAGGAGCAACCTACCAAGGAGCAACCTACCCACCTGCCGTGTGTGAACGAGGTGGCCCAAAAGTTTCTCGCCGATTTGGACGAGaaacagccacccaaccaagACCAACCTACCCAGGAGCAACCTACCAAGGAGCAACCTACCCACCTGCCGCGTGTGAACGAGGTGGCCCAAAAGTTTCTCGCCGATTTGGACGAGAAACAGTTACCCAACCAAGACCAACCTACCCATGAGGAACCTACCAAGGAGCAACCTACCAAGGAGCAACCTACCCACCTGCCGCGAGTGAACGAGGTGGCCCAAAACTTTCTCGCCGATTTGGACGAGaaacagccacccaaccaagACCAACCTACCCAGGAGCAACCTACCAAGGAGCAACCTACCCACCTGCCGCGTGTGAACGAGGTGGCCCAAAAGTTTCTCGCCGATTTGGACGAGaaacagccacccaaccaagACCAACCTACCCAGGAGCAACCTACCAAGAAGCAACCTACCAAGGAGCAACCTACCAAGGAGCAACCTACCCACCTGCGGCGTGTGATCGAGGTGGCCCAAAAGTTTCTCGCCGATTTGGACGAGaaacagccacccaaccaagACCAACCTACCCAGGAGCAACCTACCAAGAAGCAACCTACCCAGGAGCAACCTACCAAGGAGCAACCTACCCACCTGCCGCGTGTGATCGAGGTGGCCCAAAAGTTTCTCGCCGATTTGGACGAGaaacagccacccaaccaagACCAACCTACCCAGGAGCAACCTACCAAGGAGCATCCTACCCACCTGCCGCGTGTGAACGAGGTGGCCCAAATGTTTCTCGCCGATTTGGACGAGaaacagccacccaaccaagACCAACCTACCCAGGAGCAACCTGCCAAGGAGCAACCTACCAAGGAGCAACCTACCAAGGAGCAACCTACCAAGGAGCAGCCTACCAAGGAGCAACCTACCAAGGAGCAACCTACCCACCTGCCGCGTGTGAACGAGGTGGCCCAAATGTTTCTCGCCGATTTGGACGAGaaacagccacccaaccaagGCCAACCTACCCAGGAGCAACCTACCAAGGAGCAACCTACCCACCTGCCGCTTGTGAACGAGGTGGCCCAAAAGTTTCTCGCCGATTTGGACGAGaaacagccacccaaccaagACCAACTTACCCAGGAGCAACCTGACAAGGAGCAACCTACCAAGGAGCAGCCTACCAAGGAGCAACCTACCAAGGAGCAACCTACCAAGGAGCAACCTACCAAGGAGAAACCTACCAAGGAGCAACCTACCAAGGAGCAACCTACCCACCTGCCGCGTGTGAACGAGGTGGCCCAAAAGTTTCTCGCCGATTTGGACGAAGAGCGCAAGCGATTGTCCGCGGAGTTTCCACTTTGCGCACTGCTAATCGACGAGG CTGTGGACCGTGTCTACGGCACTGGTCATATTCCCGGCAAGGAGCGCTTCGCAGACGTGTACCAGCAGAAGCCGATGAAGATTACCCAAAAGGTCTTCGTGCCCGTTAATCAGTTTCCCAAG TTCAACTTCGCTGGCAAGATCCTCGGGCCCAAGGGGAACTCACTGCGTCGCCTTCATGAGGAGAGCCAGTGCAAGATTGCCATTAAGGGTCGCAGTTCGATCCGCGATCGTAACAAAGAGGAGCAGCTGCGCAGCTCCGGCGACCGGAGATATGCCAATCTTGAGAAGAATCTCTTTCTGGAGGTCAGCACGGTGGCCCCTCCGGCGGAGTGCTATGGCCGCATAGCCTACGCCCTGGCCGAGATTCGTAAGTATCTTATTCCAGACAAGAACGACGAGGTTTCACACGAGCAGCTGCGTGAGCTGATGGAAATGGATcccgagttggccaaaaacactAAAGGACTCAATCTGCCGGCCTACAG ATCTGTCTTTGAAAAGACGATTGGAGGCAACAGAACTGGGTTTCCCAAGTACAACAACCTGATTAAGCGAGATAAAGGAAATCCGCCCGA AATCGCCGATACGGAGGAGGTGGCCTATAAACATCGTATGCCCCCCAGTCGTCCGTCTATGCGCTATGAGAACAGAATAC CACGTCCATCAATAATAGCGACAAAGGCTGCGCCATTTAAACGTCTATATCCGTATCCGACTGACGTGAATCGTATGCGCGAACCGCCCATCAAGTCCTATAAACCCAATCCGCATACAATACTTAAAAAGCCTATAAATAATAGAGCTCCGGTTGATTTTGTCGCACACCGCTATACACGAAAACAAAGGACAATGCTTGCGTTATAA